A genomic stretch from Apis cerana isolate GH-2021 linkage group LG9, AcerK_1.0, whole genome shotgun sequence includes:
- the LOC108004300 gene encoding kinesin-like protein KIF6 isoform X1 — MVKNAIKVYARLKPEKDKKNLLDYEILYRPRKNLEEDFLILVSPIQKCKDYLDNRPESWNFSFYRIFEESATQDEVFENVARPVIERALDGYNGTIFAYGQTASGKTHTITGSLENDGRGIIPRSLQFLFDAIGKRPENVYSIEVAYLEIYNETGYDLLDRRQPREFSVTRLEDLPRISIREDEVGRLHLKNLTFYCVKNIEDALELLLLGDNNRITAETPMNPQSSRSHCIFTIVVSTKQFGAEQYKRAKVHLVDLAGSERVYKCSITGTILTEAKHINLSLHYLEQVIVCLGQESMGHIPYRNSLLTSILRDSLGGNCITAMLATLNITSFNLEETVSTCRFAQRVALIKNYLKLNLETDINSENALLRAENERLKQQIKALTMQTNEELTADDKRHLDHKIRDFLESDERICWDYNPKKVQYCFESFKQAFELGKDPKCYFKKLEYYKDLVIQRDKEISLLIDKLKEKERSTLDASDNNFSINNIKNNKKKIGQNTTDNCIRSDKNEMIRDLALNNHVQNDKRESVVQNSSNNNVPSKKLKRRFKTTNQIKTNENISARDSVFRSKSTSFNTVIPELLPCNIVNLNLDDLIENKNQAIDQKMNETNDDETNQPSSRIPEKPRKNVRKKRNTESKQENNNSSVESSSGKAKIVIEKDSSVETDYSIPVYEKFLSFNSPSPDSVKTPKSLIFEKDIETKVECLDQKSDLGEESNKYFDDSLPLTGDPEIDEEIIAFYKAKRSGGIY, encoded by the exons ATGGTGAAAAATGCTATCAAAGTTTACGCGAGATTGAAACCGGAaaaggataagaaaaatttattg gATTACGAGATCTTGTATCGTCCCAGGAAGAATCTGGAGGAAGATTTCTTAATTCTTGTCTCCCCCATACAAAAATGCAAGGATTACCTGGACAATCGGCCCGAATCGTGGAATTTCTC TTTTTACCGAATATTCGAGGAATCCGCCACGCAAGACGAGGTCTTCGAAAATGTGGCACGACCGGTGATAGAAAg AGCCCTGGACGGTTACAACGGAACCATTTTCGCCTACGGCCAG ACGGCCAGCGGGAAAACCCACACGATTACCGGGAGCCTGGAGAACGATGGCCGCGGTATCATACCGAGAAGCTTGCAATTCCTGTTCGACGCGATAGGAAAG AGGCCGGAAAACGTGTACTCCATCGAGGTTGCTTATCTGGAGATTTACAACGAGACCGGGTACGACCTGCTGGATCGGAGGCAGCCACGAGAGTTCTCCGTTACGAGATTGGAAGATTTACC ACGTATCAGCATCAGAGAGGACGAGGTTGGAAGATTGCATTTGAAGAATTTGACGTTCTACTGCGTCAAGAATATAGAGGATGCACTTGAGTTGCTTTTGCTAGGAGATAATAACAG GATCACTGCCGAGACACCGATGAATCCTCAGTCATCGAGATCTCATTGCATCTTTACCATAGTAGTTTCCACCAAACAGTTTGGCGCTGAACAATACAAGAGAGCGAAAGTGCATCTTGTCGATTTAGCAGG GTCCGAGCGTGTCTACAAATGCTCGATAACCGGCACCATTCTGACCGAAGCGAAGCACATTAACCTGAGCCTACATTACCTGGAACAAGTCATAGTGTGTCTGGGTCAGGAGAGCATGGGTCACATTCCTTACAG GAATTCCTTGTTAACATCGATCTTGAGAGACAGTTTAGGAGGAAATTGCATAACCGCCATGTTAGCGACTCTAAATATTACGTCTTTTAATTTGGAG gaaACGGTGTCCACTTGCAGATTTGCTCAAAGGGTGGCTTTGATAAAGAATTACTTGAAACTAAATTTGGAGACAGATATTAATAGCGAGAACGCATTATTGAGAGCGGAGAACGAAAGACTTAAGCAACAAATCAAAGCTCTGACGATGCAAACC AATGAAGAGCTTACCGCCGACGATAAAAGGCATCTTGATCATAAGATAAGAGATTTCTTAGAATCGGACGAACGAATCTGTTGGGATTATAATCCGAAGAAAGTGCAGTATTGTTTCGAAAGTTTTAAACAAGCTTTCGAGCTTGGCAAAGATCCTAAATGTTACttcaaaaaattggaatattacAAAGATCTGGTTATCCAAAGGGACAAGGAAATTT CTTTGCTGATCGACaagttgaaagaaaaagaacgatcCACGTTGGATGCTAgtgacaataatttttcaatcaataatatcaaaaataataagaagaagataGGGCAGAATACGACGGATAATTGTATTCGGAGCGATAAAAACGAAATGATACGTGATTTGGCATTAAACAATCACGTTCAAAATGATAAACGAGAAAGTGTAGTGCAAAATTCGTCGAACAATAACGTCCCTTcgaagaaattgaaacgaagaTTTAAAACTACCAATCAAATCAAAACTAATGAAAATATCTCTGCTCGTGACTCGGTTTTCCGAAGCAAATCGACGAGCTTTAACACGGTGATACCAGAATTGTTGCCTTGCAATATCGTCAACTTGAATTTAGATGATCTGATCGAGAATAAGAATCAAGCGATCGATCAAAAAATGAACGAAACCAATGATGATGAAACGAATCAACCGTCTTCACGGATACCTGAAAAGCCGCGGAAAAATGTTAGAAAGAAACGTAACACGGAATCGAAACAAGAGAACAACAATAGTTCTGTTGAATCGTCGAGTGGTAAAGCAAAAATTGTAATCGAGAAGGATTCATCTGTGGAAACGGATTATTCAATTCCCGTATACGAGAAATTCTTAAGCTTTAATTCTCCCTCTCCGGACAGTGTAAAAACGCCAAAAAGTTTGATTTTTGAGAAAGATATCGAGACCAAAGTGGAATGTCTCGATCAAAAGTCCGATTTGGGAGAGGAGAGCAACAAATACTTTGACGATTCGTTGCCTTTGACAGGGGATCCAGAGATCGACGAAGAAATAATAGCGTTCTATAAAGCGAAACGATCTGGAGGTATTTATTGA
- the LOC108004300 gene encoding kinesin-like protein KIF6 isoform X3, giving the protein MVKNAIKVYARLKPEKDKKNLLDYEILYRPRKNLEEDFLILVSPIQKCKDYLDNRPESWNFSFYRIFEESATQDEVFENVARPVIERRISIREDEVGRLHLKNLTFYCVKNIEDALELLLLGDNNRITAETPMNPQSSRSHCIFTIVVSTKQFGAEQYKRAKVHLVDLAGSERVYKCSITGTILTEAKHINLSLHYLEQVIVCLGQESMGHIPYRNSLLTSILRDSLGGNCITAMLATLNITSFNLEETVSTCRFAQRVALIKNYLKLNLETDINSENALLRAENERLKQQIKALTMQTNEELTADDKRHLDHKIRDFLESDERICWDYNPKKVQYCFESFKQAFELGKDPKCYFKKLEYYKDLVIQRDKEISLLIDKLKEKERSTLDASDNNFSINNIKNNKKKIGQNTTDNCIRSDKNEMIRDLALNNHVQNDKRESVVQNSSNNNVPSKKLKRRFKTTNQIKTNENISARDSVFRSKSTSFNTVIPELLPCNIVNLNLDDLIENKNQAIDQKMNETNDDETNQPSSRIPEKPRKNVRKKRNTESKQENNNSSVESSSGKAKIVIEKDSSVETDYSIPVYEKFLSFNSPSPDSVKTPKSLIFEKDIETKVECLDQKSDLGEESNKYFDDSLPLTGDPEIDEEIIAFYKAKRSGGIY; this is encoded by the exons ATGGTGAAAAATGCTATCAAAGTTTACGCGAGATTGAAACCGGAaaaggataagaaaaatttattg gATTACGAGATCTTGTATCGTCCCAGGAAGAATCTGGAGGAAGATTTCTTAATTCTTGTCTCCCCCATACAAAAATGCAAGGATTACCTGGACAATCGGCCCGAATCGTGGAATTTCTC TTTTTACCGAATATTCGAGGAATCCGCCACGCAAGACGAGGTCTTCGAAAATGTGGCACGACCGGTGATAGAAAg ACGTATCAGCATCAGAGAGGACGAGGTTGGAAGATTGCATTTGAAGAATTTGACGTTCTACTGCGTCAAGAATATAGAGGATGCACTTGAGTTGCTTTTGCTAGGAGATAATAACAG GATCACTGCCGAGACACCGATGAATCCTCAGTCATCGAGATCTCATTGCATCTTTACCATAGTAGTTTCCACCAAACAGTTTGGCGCTGAACAATACAAGAGAGCGAAAGTGCATCTTGTCGATTTAGCAGG GTCCGAGCGTGTCTACAAATGCTCGATAACCGGCACCATTCTGACCGAAGCGAAGCACATTAACCTGAGCCTACATTACCTGGAACAAGTCATAGTGTGTCTGGGTCAGGAGAGCATGGGTCACATTCCTTACAG GAATTCCTTGTTAACATCGATCTTGAGAGACAGTTTAGGAGGAAATTGCATAACCGCCATGTTAGCGACTCTAAATATTACGTCTTTTAATTTGGAG gaaACGGTGTCCACTTGCAGATTTGCTCAAAGGGTGGCTTTGATAAAGAATTACTTGAAACTAAATTTGGAGACAGATATTAATAGCGAGAACGCATTATTGAGAGCGGAGAACGAAAGACTTAAGCAACAAATCAAAGCTCTGACGATGCAAACC AATGAAGAGCTTACCGCCGACGATAAAAGGCATCTTGATCATAAGATAAGAGATTTCTTAGAATCGGACGAACGAATCTGTTGGGATTATAATCCGAAGAAAGTGCAGTATTGTTTCGAAAGTTTTAAACAAGCTTTCGAGCTTGGCAAAGATCCTAAATGTTACttcaaaaaattggaatattacAAAGATCTGGTTATCCAAAGGGACAAGGAAATTT CTTTGCTGATCGACaagttgaaagaaaaagaacgatcCACGTTGGATGCTAgtgacaataatttttcaatcaataatatcaaaaataataagaagaagataGGGCAGAATACGACGGATAATTGTATTCGGAGCGATAAAAACGAAATGATACGTGATTTGGCATTAAACAATCACGTTCAAAATGATAAACGAGAAAGTGTAGTGCAAAATTCGTCGAACAATAACGTCCCTTcgaagaaattgaaacgaagaTTTAAAACTACCAATCAAATCAAAACTAATGAAAATATCTCTGCTCGTGACTCGGTTTTCCGAAGCAAATCGACGAGCTTTAACACGGTGATACCAGAATTGTTGCCTTGCAATATCGTCAACTTGAATTTAGATGATCTGATCGAGAATAAGAATCAAGCGATCGATCAAAAAATGAACGAAACCAATGATGATGAAACGAATCAACCGTCTTCACGGATACCTGAAAAGCCGCGGAAAAATGTTAGAAAGAAACGTAACACGGAATCGAAACAAGAGAACAACAATAGTTCTGTTGAATCGTCGAGTGGTAAAGCAAAAATTGTAATCGAGAAGGATTCATCTGTGGAAACGGATTATTCAATTCCCGTATACGAGAAATTCTTAAGCTTTAATTCTCCCTCTCCGGACAGTGTAAAAACGCCAAAAAGTTTGATTTTTGAGAAAGATATCGAGACCAAAGTGGAATGTCTCGATCAAAAGTCCGATTTGGGAGAGGAGAGCAACAAATACTTTGACGATTCGTTGCCTTTGACAGGGGATCCAGAGATCGACGAAGAAATAATAGCGTTCTATAAAGCGAAACGATCTGGAGGTATTTATTGA
- the LOC108004300 gene encoding kinesin-like protein KIF6 isoform X2, with the protein MVKNAIKVYARLKPEKDKKNLLDYEILYRPRKNLEEDFLILVSPIQKCKDYLDNRPESWNFSFYRIFEESATQDEVFENVARPVIERALDGYNGTIFAYGQTASGKTHTITGSLENDGRGIIPRSLQFLFDAIGKRPENVYSIEVAYLEIYNETGYDLLDRRQPREFSVTRLEDLPRISIREDEVGRLHLKNLTFYCVKNIEDALELLLLGDNNRITAETPMNPQSSRSHCIFTIVVSTKQFGAEQYKRAKVHLVDLAGNSLLTSILRDSLGGNCITAMLATLNITSFNLEETVSTCRFAQRVALIKNYLKLNLETDINSENALLRAENERLKQQIKALTMQTNEELTADDKRHLDHKIRDFLESDERICWDYNPKKVQYCFESFKQAFELGKDPKCYFKKLEYYKDLVIQRDKEISLLIDKLKEKERSTLDASDNNFSINNIKNNKKKIGQNTTDNCIRSDKNEMIRDLALNNHVQNDKRESVVQNSSNNNVPSKKLKRRFKTTNQIKTNENISARDSVFRSKSTSFNTVIPELLPCNIVNLNLDDLIENKNQAIDQKMNETNDDETNQPSSRIPEKPRKNVRKKRNTESKQENNNSSVESSSGKAKIVIEKDSSVETDYSIPVYEKFLSFNSPSPDSVKTPKSLIFEKDIETKVECLDQKSDLGEESNKYFDDSLPLTGDPEIDEEIIAFYKAKRSGGIY; encoded by the exons ATGGTGAAAAATGCTATCAAAGTTTACGCGAGATTGAAACCGGAaaaggataagaaaaatttattg gATTACGAGATCTTGTATCGTCCCAGGAAGAATCTGGAGGAAGATTTCTTAATTCTTGTCTCCCCCATACAAAAATGCAAGGATTACCTGGACAATCGGCCCGAATCGTGGAATTTCTC TTTTTACCGAATATTCGAGGAATCCGCCACGCAAGACGAGGTCTTCGAAAATGTGGCACGACCGGTGATAGAAAg AGCCCTGGACGGTTACAACGGAACCATTTTCGCCTACGGCCAG ACGGCCAGCGGGAAAACCCACACGATTACCGGGAGCCTGGAGAACGATGGCCGCGGTATCATACCGAGAAGCTTGCAATTCCTGTTCGACGCGATAGGAAAG AGGCCGGAAAACGTGTACTCCATCGAGGTTGCTTATCTGGAGATTTACAACGAGACCGGGTACGACCTGCTGGATCGGAGGCAGCCACGAGAGTTCTCCGTTACGAGATTGGAAGATTTACC ACGTATCAGCATCAGAGAGGACGAGGTTGGAAGATTGCATTTGAAGAATTTGACGTTCTACTGCGTCAAGAATATAGAGGATGCACTTGAGTTGCTTTTGCTAGGAGATAATAACAG GATCACTGCCGAGACACCGATGAATCCTCAGTCATCGAGATCTCATTGCATCTTTACCATAGTAGTTTCCACCAAACAGTTTGGCGCTGAACAATACAAGAGAGCGAAAGTGCATCTTGTCGATTTAGCAGG GAATTCCTTGTTAACATCGATCTTGAGAGACAGTTTAGGAGGAAATTGCATAACCGCCATGTTAGCGACTCTAAATATTACGTCTTTTAATTTGGAG gaaACGGTGTCCACTTGCAGATTTGCTCAAAGGGTGGCTTTGATAAAGAATTACTTGAAACTAAATTTGGAGACAGATATTAATAGCGAGAACGCATTATTGAGAGCGGAGAACGAAAGACTTAAGCAACAAATCAAAGCTCTGACGATGCAAACC AATGAAGAGCTTACCGCCGACGATAAAAGGCATCTTGATCATAAGATAAGAGATTTCTTAGAATCGGACGAACGAATCTGTTGGGATTATAATCCGAAGAAAGTGCAGTATTGTTTCGAAAGTTTTAAACAAGCTTTCGAGCTTGGCAAAGATCCTAAATGTTACttcaaaaaattggaatattacAAAGATCTGGTTATCCAAAGGGACAAGGAAATTT CTTTGCTGATCGACaagttgaaagaaaaagaacgatcCACGTTGGATGCTAgtgacaataatttttcaatcaataatatcaaaaataataagaagaagataGGGCAGAATACGACGGATAATTGTATTCGGAGCGATAAAAACGAAATGATACGTGATTTGGCATTAAACAATCACGTTCAAAATGATAAACGAGAAAGTGTAGTGCAAAATTCGTCGAACAATAACGTCCCTTcgaagaaattgaaacgaagaTTTAAAACTACCAATCAAATCAAAACTAATGAAAATATCTCTGCTCGTGACTCGGTTTTCCGAAGCAAATCGACGAGCTTTAACACGGTGATACCAGAATTGTTGCCTTGCAATATCGTCAACTTGAATTTAGATGATCTGATCGAGAATAAGAATCAAGCGATCGATCAAAAAATGAACGAAACCAATGATGATGAAACGAATCAACCGTCTTCACGGATACCTGAAAAGCCGCGGAAAAATGTTAGAAAGAAACGTAACACGGAATCGAAACAAGAGAACAACAATAGTTCTGTTGAATCGTCGAGTGGTAAAGCAAAAATTGTAATCGAGAAGGATTCATCTGTGGAAACGGATTATTCAATTCCCGTATACGAGAAATTCTTAAGCTTTAATTCTCCCTCTCCGGACAGTGTAAAAACGCCAAAAAGTTTGATTTTTGAGAAAGATATCGAGACCAAAGTGGAATGTCTCGATCAAAAGTCCGATTTGGGAGAGGAGAGCAACAAATACTTTGACGATTCGTTGCCTTTGACAGGGGATCCAGAGATCGACGAAGAAATAATAGCGTTCTATAAAGCGAAACGATCTGGAGGTATTTATTGA
- the LOC108004300 gene encoding kinesin-like protein KIF6 isoform X4, whose protein sequence is MVKNAIKVYARLKPEKDKKNLLDYEILYRPRKNLEEDFLILVSPIQKCKDYLDNRPESWNFSFYRIFEESATQDEVFENVARPVIERALDGYNGTIFAYGQTASGKTHTITGSLENDGRGIIPRSLQFLFDAIGKRPENVYSIEVAYLEIYNETGYDLLDRRQPREFSVTRLEDLPRISIREDEVGRLHLKNLTFYCVKNIEDALELLLLGDNNRNSLLTSILRDSLGGNCITAMLATLNITSFNLEETVSTCRFAQRVALIKNYLKLNLETDINSENALLRAENERLKQQIKALTMQTNEELTADDKRHLDHKIRDFLESDERICWDYNPKKVQYCFESFKQAFELGKDPKCYFKKLEYYKDLVIQRDKEISLLIDKLKEKERSTLDASDNNFSINNIKNNKKKIGQNTTDNCIRSDKNEMIRDLALNNHVQNDKRESVVQNSSNNNVPSKKLKRRFKTTNQIKTNENISARDSVFRSKSTSFNTVIPELLPCNIVNLNLDDLIENKNQAIDQKMNETNDDETNQPSSRIPEKPRKNVRKKRNTESKQENNNSSVESSSGKAKIVIEKDSSVETDYSIPVYEKFLSFNSPSPDSVKTPKSLIFEKDIETKVECLDQKSDLGEESNKYFDDSLPLTGDPEIDEEIIAFYKAKRSGGIY, encoded by the exons ATGGTGAAAAATGCTATCAAAGTTTACGCGAGATTGAAACCGGAaaaggataagaaaaatttattg gATTACGAGATCTTGTATCGTCCCAGGAAGAATCTGGAGGAAGATTTCTTAATTCTTGTCTCCCCCATACAAAAATGCAAGGATTACCTGGACAATCGGCCCGAATCGTGGAATTTCTC TTTTTACCGAATATTCGAGGAATCCGCCACGCAAGACGAGGTCTTCGAAAATGTGGCACGACCGGTGATAGAAAg AGCCCTGGACGGTTACAACGGAACCATTTTCGCCTACGGCCAG ACGGCCAGCGGGAAAACCCACACGATTACCGGGAGCCTGGAGAACGATGGCCGCGGTATCATACCGAGAAGCTTGCAATTCCTGTTCGACGCGATAGGAAAG AGGCCGGAAAACGTGTACTCCATCGAGGTTGCTTATCTGGAGATTTACAACGAGACCGGGTACGACCTGCTGGATCGGAGGCAGCCACGAGAGTTCTCCGTTACGAGATTGGAAGATTTACC ACGTATCAGCATCAGAGAGGACGAGGTTGGAAGATTGCATTTGAAGAATTTGACGTTCTACTGCGTCAAGAATATAGAGGATGCACTTGAGTTGCTTTTGCTAGGAGATAATAACAG GAATTCCTTGTTAACATCGATCTTGAGAGACAGTTTAGGAGGAAATTGCATAACCGCCATGTTAGCGACTCTAAATATTACGTCTTTTAATTTGGAG gaaACGGTGTCCACTTGCAGATTTGCTCAAAGGGTGGCTTTGATAAAGAATTACTTGAAACTAAATTTGGAGACAGATATTAATAGCGAGAACGCATTATTGAGAGCGGAGAACGAAAGACTTAAGCAACAAATCAAAGCTCTGACGATGCAAACC AATGAAGAGCTTACCGCCGACGATAAAAGGCATCTTGATCATAAGATAAGAGATTTCTTAGAATCGGACGAACGAATCTGTTGGGATTATAATCCGAAGAAAGTGCAGTATTGTTTCGAAAGTTTTAAACAAGCTTTCGAGCTTGGCAAAGATCCTAAATGTTACttcaaaaaattggaatattacAAAGATCTGGTTATCCAAAGGGACAAGGAAATTT CTTTGCTGATCGACaagttgaaagaaaaagaacgatcCACGTTGGATGCTAgtgacaataatttttcaatcaataatatcaaaaataataagaagaagataGGGCAGAATACGACGGATAATTGTATTCGGAGCGATAAAAACGAAATGATACGTGATTTGGCATTAAACAATCACGTTCAAAATGATAAACGAGAAAGTGTAGTGCAAAATTCGTCGAACAATAACGTCCCTTcgaagaaattgaaacgaagaTTTAAAACTACCAATCAAATCAAAACTAATGAAAATATCTCTGCTCGTGACTCGGTTTTCCGAAGCAAATCGACGAGCTTTAACACGGTGATACCAGAATTGTTGCCTTGCAATATCGTCAACTTGAATTTAGATGATCTGATCGAGAATAAGAATCAAGCGATCGATCAAAAAATGAACGAAACCAATGATGATGAAACGAATCAACCGTCTTCACGGATACCTGAAAAGCCGCGGAAAAATGTTAGAAAGAAACGTAACACGGAATCGAAACAAGAGAACAACAATAGTTCTGTTGAATCGTCGAGTGGTAAAGCAAAAATTGTAATCGAGAAGGATTCATCTGTGGAAACGGATTATTCAATTCCCGTATACGAGAAATTCTTAAGCTTTAATTCTCCCTCTCCGGACAGTGTAAAAACGCCAAAAAGTTTGATTTTTGAGAAAGATATCGAGACCAAAGTGGAATGTCTCGATCAAAAGTCCGATTTGGGAGAGGAGAGCAACAAATACTTTGACGATTCGTTGCCTTTGACAGGGGATCCAGAGATCGACGAAGAAATAATAGCGTTCTATAAAGCGAAACGATCTGGAGGTATTTATTGA